TCATTGATCTGCACGTCATGTGTTGGCTCTTGTCTATCACTTTGCTGGTAATGCTTAATTACTTTGGGGTTAGCTTTTTCAATATCTTGAATAACCGTTCCACCCTGCGCAGCATTTAACATCGTTATCCCTCTACAAATTGCCAAGAGTGGTTTCTTTTGTTGTTACACACTTTTAACAAGAGCAATCTCCATTAAATCTCGCTTTAAATTTGTTTGTATGAACTCGGATCAACATCTTCTCCATTACTTAAAATGATTTCATTACATATGGACACCCATACTTCAGCATGAGAACTTTTTTATTCATATTACGTTTAGATCAATCGCACTTGGATTAACTATCCATAACCATAAATTAACCTATATTCTTTAGATGATATCCCTTGCTACAAAATGCTATAGATTAGCGCTTTGTAGCATTTTTTTATTTTTAATTATTTCATTTTTTTATACTTTATTACGAGTATTCACGAAATTGGTATCCTGTGATGGTTTCTTTTATATCGAGCTTTATATAAAAATGAAACTTAACTTACCTACAAATTTTTATTTATTATCCTTATTACTTAATAAACCTTTTTCATACCAAATTTGAAAAACATATATCAAAAGGGATACGCCGATCATCATCAAATATGTAATATGTGGCGACAATTCTCCCGAAGCCATTCCAAGTTTTTGTTGGAATGGATACCATAAATATATGTATGCACCATCTAATATTAGGTTTGTTATTAAATAAGCAATAAATTTTCCATAGGTAAACTTAAAAATCCATATTGTTGCTACTAAATAAGCACTATATACCCAAGGAATATTTGCAACTTTGTCCCACTCAAATAGCCCTGATTCTCTCCACCAATTATAATGATATGCAGCTTGGTAAGTAAGCGTGTTGACTACAGTAACAAACAATCCAACTGGTAGAAATCTTCTAAGCGTTTTATCTCCAATTAGTACCAATGATGCAATTGGAAGTAAAAACATTAGCCATAGTATTATTTGATTCATATTATTATCCTTTCCAATCAATGCGTTTAATCTAGATATTCCCCATATGTTTAAATTAAATGTAATGATTGGAAAAATATTTAAGACTTTCTTTAAGGCAATTTTAAGTGAAGATAAATTATAGAAGTAGCCATACTTTATCATGCAAGAAAAGAATTGAGGTAGATGTTCGGACGTTTGAGACTTCTTAAACATCGAGGATATAGTTGATATTTCTCTACAATAGGCTCTGTTAATGTTTATTGTTAATAATTTGATTTATCCGAACCTATGTTCCATAATAGGTTTAGCTACCAAAACGTTGGTCATGACCGTGAGATCAACTGATATTCTTAAAGCCATTCAAAACTAAATTCAGCAGAGAAACATCGTTTGTGAGAATATTTAATTGATTCTTCCTGCATCGTCCTCGACAGAAACTGTTCTTCACAAGAAATTTCTAAGTGTGAAAAAGAGTGGATATCATTGATCTGATTGCGAGTCGAAACATATTGTTCGTTATCTACATTATAAATGGTGTGAAAAGTTTTCAATTTGTACAAGAATAATAAGGAGAAAGGAGAATAGACATGATTAAAATGTTTTTAACATCTTCGCTTAAAGATGTCGTTGGTCTATTCAAAGAATTCGTGGAGGTGGATTTAAAAGGGAAAACTTTAACGTTTATTCCTACTGCAAGTGTTCCAGAAGAAGTAGTCCACTATATTTATACCGCAAAAGAAGAATTTAAAAAGTTAGGGATAGTTGTTGAAGAGCTTGATATTTCAGTAGCTCCAAAATGTGAAATTAAAGAAAAGTTAGAACGTAACGATTTCATTTACGTATCAGGCGGAAATACTTTTTTCTTATTACAAGAGTTAAGGAAATCAGGGGTAGATGAGATAATAACAGAACAAGTTAATTCTGAAAAATTGTATATTGGGGAATCAGCAGGTGCTATAATAACATCACCCAATATAGAATACGCAAAATTTCTAGACGATAAAGAAAAAGCAACTGAATTAAAATCGCTTGATGGTTTAAATTTAATAAATTTTATCCAGTCCCCCATTTTAATAGCGAACCATTTAAAGACGAAGTATTTGATTTAATTGCTTTTTACGAATTTAGAATAAATCTTTTACATATTTCAAATTCACAGGTTATACAAGTTGAACAAAACAATATAGTTGTTAGGTAAAAAATTCTTATTTAATTTGGTGCATTTAATAAGCAACCAAGAATGACGTAGATTCAGTCATAAAAAGACGGTCCATAAAAAGTATTGATCGTAGAGTTGCTGGTAAAGCTACTGGTTAGATAATGAGAAATTTATTAAATTAAGCCCCCACAACCGTGAGGACTTTTTTCTATACGGCATCGAAACATCATAAACGCCAATTGCTATCGGATCTACTCTTTCTTTAATAAATAGTTTTAACGCTAGAATGCCAATATCCTCAACTTCATCTTCGTAATAAATATATGTAAAATCCTCTTCGATGTCATGTACTTTAATAACTCGTTTGCCTACTTCTTCGTCAAATTCTGTACTTAGTAATTCATATCTCCTTTTTATTACCTGTTTTATTTACAGATTAGCATGAATTTGGTGTAAAATATCACTTTATACATATATTGACACGTAATAATCATCTTTTTGTATCCAAAAAGATTTATTCTATATTAAACCTTTAGATTACATCTTCTTGTGAAATTTACTTAGGAGGTTATGGATTAAGAATATTTATACCCTCTCCTTCAGGAATTTCGTGATATTCCATGATCTCACCATCAACTACTCCGAACTCATATGCAGTATTTTCTATTACTGCGGCTCCAACATATTTTTCACCTCTTGGTTCTTTCCAGTTATACCAACTTTTTATTAATATAATATCCTCTTGATTACTATATCCCTTTTCTTGAATTAAATAATTCCGCATCATCTCTTCTGTTTCTGAAATCTTTTTGGGATTTCCATAAAAGGTTGCTAAATACAAGAAATATACTAGATAAAGTAAAACTATTGAAAATAATACAAAAAAATAGTATTTTTGTATATTTTTTTATCATTTAATCACCATTTCTTCTTTTTTTGTCACTATTAACATTTTAATCCAAAAATAAAGAAAAGAAAAGAGGAGATTTATTCATGAAAAAAGTTTCATTTTTACTTTTATTGTCGATCTTTGTCGCCCTTTTATTTGCAAGTTCAGTATCAGCTTTCTCTTATCCCAATGGAACAAAAGCAAAAGCAGGAGATATCTTAGTGACAGACGACGCTGCCGCTAAAGGAATAACTGGTCATGTTGCTATAGTAACTGACTCAAATAATCATTTAGAGATAAAAGGGCCTGGTTATAATCCAGATATTTATTCTTTTAAAAAATAGTTTAATGCTAAAGATAGTACAAAAGTAGTGAGGATTGGTAGTATATCAAAAGCAAGTAGTGCTGCAGCATTCGCAAAAACATATGATAATTCAAATATTCCTTATGGTTTCAAAACAGATCTATTAGATAATACCAACATATATATTGTTCAAAACTAGTTTGGCAAGTATATTCTATTGGTGCTCCAGGAATATTTGATCCTGATGCACAAAGTTTTGCCACGAGATATGGTCTCTTACCTCCTTATCTATTCTTGCAAGGTTCTTTTTATGAAGCTACCTCTTCAAAATTAGTTTATTCAAAAGGTTTATCAAGAATAGGTGATATAAAGTAATTACCACCCTCCTAGTGTATATAATAAGCTGGAGGGCTCTTTTAATCTATTAAAATCACTATTTACTAGATATAATAACTAGCAATATTATAAAGGTAAGTTTTATACGATTGATCTTCTTTGTAATTGAACATCCTTTAGATTTTAAAACAGCTTTTAGTTTCTTACGAGTGTTTCATCCATAGACACCATCAACCTCATTTTAAAGTATATAACTTAGAAGAATCTAAACTGCTTTTTTCAAGACTTGAGGGTGAATATGAAGTATGGCAATTGATTGTAAAGGTTGCAGCAGTTAGTTGTTTTCCTTCCAATGCTGCAATTTCGCCTTCCCTAAGACTAGGTCATTCGAAAATAGGTACTACAATGGATACTTATGGACACGTACTCCAGGAAGTTGAACAAAGTGCAGCCACATATTTCGAAACATTATTTAAAAATGATTAAAATTGGTATCCTCTTGGTATCTTTCCAAAAAAATATATAAACCTCAAGAAAACAAAAAACCTCATAAACGTTAAGTTTACAAGGTTTCTAATGATGTCCCAGGAGAGATTCGAACTCCCGACCCACGCCTTAGAAGGGCGTTGCTCTATCCAGCTGAGCTACTGGGACGTATTGGAGCGGGTGAAGGGAATTGAACCCTCGACATCAGCTTGGAAGGCTGAGGTTTTACCACTAAACTACACCCGCGTGGTATTGATTTATGTACAAAAAATGTACTAACTTTCGTAACAGACAAGACTTATTATATTAAGTTTTGAGTCTTTTGTCAATATATTTAAAGAAAAAAGTTATAGAAGAAATATGGATAATCCATATTTCTTCTATAGAATATCATTTTATTGTTGTCTCGAAGCCTAAATCTTTCACTAGATTTCCATCAACATCATAAAAATCTACTGTTAATTCTTGACTTGTTTCCCATGATAAAATCGCATAGGTTTTTTCTTCACGTACGCGTGGCAGACGTATACTGCCAGGATTAATGATAACTTTATTGTCGATTTTCTGTGCTACTGCAATATGAGAATGACCATGACAAATTATCTTTGCATCTAATTCTTTTGCTCGCTTAATAACTGGTTTTAAAGAAGTTTTTACTTGATGCATATGTCCATGAGTAATGTAAAAGTTTAAATCAGCAACAGCAAAATCTAATTCATCAGGATACCGTGAATCAAAATCACAATTCCCAGTAACTTTCTTGAAATTATCCATTGGACTAGCGTCAAATTCTAATTCTGAATCGCCACAATGAATCATTTGGTCGACCTCATCCTTGTGACGTTCCTTAATTATTTCAAGTTCCTCTGTTAACCCATGACTATCACTGGTGATCAATACTTTTGGCATAGTACCCCTCGCTTTCTATATACTCTTTACCCATTCTTCTATTTTTTTTAACGCATTTCCTCGATGACTAATCTCATTTTTTTGATCAGAGTTTAGTTGCGCCATGGTTAGCTTGGTATCAATTGGTTGAAAAATCGGATCGTAACCAAATCCATTTGCACCAATTGGTATGCGTGTTATCTTGCCCTCACATGTTCCACGTTTAACTACTGGTTCTTGGTTTGGCCTTACTATTGCTAGTACACAAACAAATCGAGCTGAACGATTTTCATCTGCGATATCATGCATTTCATCTAATACTTTATGTAGATTCTTTTGATCATCTTTTTCTTCTCCTGCATAACGAGCAGAGTATACACCTGGTCGTCCATCTAATGCATCTATTTCCAAACCAGAATCATCAGCTAAAACAGGAATCTTAAATTTTTCTGCAATTGTTGCTGCTTTTATGATTGCATTTTCCTCAAAAGTACTACCTGTTTCTTCAATATCGTCAATTGGTTCTTTCAAATCCAATAAAGAAGTCACGTTAATATCATATTTTTTAAATAGCAATTGAAAATCTTTCACTTTACCCTTATTTTGGGTCGCAATCATGATTTCTTTCATCATTATCCCTCTACTTTTCTAAATATGTTGACCACTGTTGTAATGCATCTTTTTGGATATCAAATATTTCTTTTAAACCTTTATCTGCCAAACCTAACATTGTTTGTAATTGTGCTGGACTAAATGTAGCTTCTTCACCAGTACCTTGAATTTCTACAAACTTTCCGTTACCTGTCATCACGATATTCATATCAACATGTGCTTGTGAATCCTCTGTATATTCTAAATCTAAAACTTCTGTTCCATCTGGCATCACACCAACAGAGATTGCTGCTAAATAATCAGTAATTGGCATTTCTTTGATTGTTCCTTTTTCGATTAATGTACCAAAGGCGTGAACAATTGCAACAAATGCACCTGTAATCGATGCAGTTCGTGTACCACCATCTGCTTGGATGACATCACAATCAACCCAAATAGTACGCTCACCAATTTTATCTAAGTCAACAACTGCACGTAAGGCACGACCAATTAAACGTTGGATCTCCATCGTTCTTCCTGATACTTTACCTTTTGAAGACTCACGGATATTTCTTGTATCTGTTGCACGCGGCAACATAGCATATTCTGCTGTTATCCAACCTTTTCCTTTATTACGCATAAATGGTGGAACACGATCTTCTATACTTGCATTACATATTACTTTTGTATCTCCAACTGTAATTAATACTGAACCCTCTGGATGTTTTGTATAACCCGTCTCAATTTTTATATCTCTTAGTTGATCTACTTCACGCTCACTTGGTCTCATAAATTCTTCCTCCTTCTAATTCTTTCTAATCGTAACATATTTTTACCCATTTCGATAACTTCATGCAAAGAAAAAAAGGAGCTGATTGTTCCAGCTCCTTTTCCTATTACAAACTTCCAACTGGTACAAAGGTATCCCTTGAAACAGGTTCGCTATAAGGCACACCATGTTCATTAAATACTTGTTCAACATCATCAACATTTACAGAAACAGCTTCTACATTCACTTGGTCTGTCAACGTTAATACCAATGTCTCCATTACTTCATCAGATATTGCTCCGCTTGCTTCGTCACTTAGAATTTCTTTACTGAATGTTACCTGCAAGACACCATCTTCTATTGTTGGTTCTTCCATAATTGTAGCATTCTGATTAAAAACATTTAGTAAACCTAGATCATAGGATGGGCCATCTAACAATGCTTGTACAACTGATTGATAAACATTATCCTCAATCATCTCAACATGTTGTGTTACTGGCACATAATATAATTGTTCGCCTTGTTGTGATGGATAGTAAAGCGTTACGGCTTCACTATCCAAAAGATCCACACCATCTGCATGATAAACATTAATGCCATTTGCGCGTGAGTAGCCATCTGTTAGTGGTGTACCGTTTACTGGCATCTCCTTTTGCTCAAATCCATTAATCCAAAGATTAATTTTGTTAACATTATCAAATTGTGTAAGCGTGTATGTCATTGCTTGAATGATTTGTTGTTCTTCTTCCGGCTGATATTCTGTAAACTCTTCTGACAAATCTACAACTAATGTACCATCTTCCTCTAAATTCAAGCCTAAAATTTGTGTACCAGCTGGTAAAACTGCCTCAAATCCATTTGGTAAACTAGAAGTGACCGGACCATCCTTAATTAAATACTCTAATACTTGAGTAGCTACTTCATTAGTTTCTGTTTTAGGTAATTCCATTGTTTGTGGAACAACCATTCCTTCTTCATTAATTAAATATAATTCTCTTGGAACTGTTTCTGTTTCTGTTGTTGTAACATCAACGCCTTCTTCTCCAACAGTCGTTTCAACCGTCTCTTGCTCTACTGTGTCATCCGTTTGTTCTGTATCAGTTGTTTGACCAACTGGCACATCTATTTCTTCTAATGTTTGTTCACCTTGAAATAGTCCACAACCAGTTGTCAAAAATAATACAAACAAAATCGGTAATCCAATTCTTATTGTCAGTTTGAATAATCGCATACTCATGTTTTTCCCTCCTACGATGGTTTGTATTATTATGTATACGAGCTGTTCAGAAAAATAGACCTATCTTTACTCTAGATTATCTAGAAATTACTTTGTTATGTTCATAAAGGCAAAACAGCACTTATTGTAATCAGTATTATTATTCAAAAAAAGAACCATGGCTACGACTATTGTAGGCACGGTTCTCTCTATTTGAATAATTCTAGTAATAAGTTGTGGGCTTTCATTGTATTTATCAGATTTTATTCTATACTCGTCTAGTTTGTTTCTATATCTGCATTCTCAATAATATTAATTGGTATATCTAACCATTGAATCGCAATACGTTCAAAAATTTCCCATGGGCCAGTGGTATAAAAACGATGATTTGGTGAACGTTCACCTTCGTATATCGTTTGATGATAACCTAAGATTACACTAACTTCTCGTGCAGTCTCTTCACCTGATGAGATGATATGAACTTCTTCTCCCATCACAGCTTGAATAGTATCCTTTAATAGCGGATAGTGCGTGCAACCTAAAATTAGTGTATCAATTATTTCTTTTTCCTTAATAGATTGCAAAGCGTTCTCTACCACTTGATATGCTTTAGCACCAGTAAATACACCTTGTTCAACCATTGGGACAAATTCAGGGCATGGTAGACCTTGTACTTCTATTTCAGAATTAATACTATGCAAAGCCTCTGGATAAGCCCGGCTTTCAATTGTTCCTTCTGTTCCAATAACACCTATTTGCATGTTTTTTGTCATCTTTATCGCCGCTCGAGCTCCTGGTTGAATAACTCCAATCACAGGTATATCTAATTTCTCTTGTAGTAATTCCAATGTGAAAGCTGTTGCTGTATTACAAGCTATAACAAGTAACTTTATATCTTGCTTCAATAAAAAGTTAACCATTTCTAACGTGTATTGAATTACTTCTTCTTTTGGTCGTGGACCATATGGACAACGTAATGTATCCCCTAAATAAATTAATTGTTCTTTTGGTAATTGACGCATCAGCTCACTCGCTACTGTCAGACCACCAACACCTGAGTCAATGACTCCAATCGGTTGATCCACTATAAATCCCCTCTTATCTTAAATGTTTACACATTACTATTTTTATCTTGATCCAGTTTCATTTGTTTGTGAAGCAACTTCAAAATATCATACAATACATCTACTCGGTCTGTTGAAACATCTTCTAAGACATCTTCTAAATAATCCTGTCTTTTCTCGATTACTTCTTGAATAATATCTTTACCTTTGTCTAATAAATGTATTCGAACAACACGTCGATCTTTTGTATCTCTTTTTCGTTCCACTAAAAGATTTTTTTCCATTCTATCTATTAAATCAGTTGTTGTACTGAAAGCTAAATTTATTTTATTCGAAACTTCTCCAATTGTTAAATCCCCATCTTCTAATAACCACTGTAAGGCTATAAATTGAGGTGTCGTTATCGGATAGTTTTTTAAAATTTCACGACCCTTTTGTTTAATTATTCCAGAAATATACCGTAGTTCTTTCTCTACTTCTGCAATTGTCGCTGCGTTTTTAACTTCATCCACGAATACTAAACCTCCTTTGACTAAGCTATTCTATTTGTATCATATCATTTTTTTATCAAATTAGGTCAAAATTTGATTATTTCTATATCATGATAAAGTTAAACTATAGCTAGAATATAAAATCAAAACACAAAAATAACGCATGGATCTGATTAAGCACCCATACGTTATTTCTTATGTTATTTCTCAATTTGTTCTGGTAACTCCTCATCTGTTACTGGTTCTATCGGTTGATCAAATTCTTCTTCGTCATCTTCCAAAGGATTGGACGTTGATGCAGCTGAAGCATTATTACTAATCCGCACTTCAACGGTATAATCCATAGAAACAAATGCATTAAATTTACTCATGCTAACAACTGTTCCCTTTACCTCATTAGACTCAACATATTTAACAATATAATCAATTTCTGCCCCTTTAGATTGATAGTCTTCATAAAATAACTTTGGTAAATCTCCTTCCATCACACCACGGTAGTCAGCTAGAAAAGGACGACCTTCAGAATAAGTAACTGTGATAGCGGGAGCCTCCTCACCGGTTAATTTAGTTCCTGCTTCAATCGATTGAGAAACTAATCTTCCATAAGATAGTTTTGATTGAAATTTCTGTTTGACCGTTACCGTTAGTCCAGGATAACTGGCTG
The nucleotide sequence above comes from Paraliobacillus zengyii. Encoded proteins:
- a CDS encoding CHAP domain-containing protein, coding for MKKVSFLLLLSIFVALLFASSVSAFSYPNGTKAKAGDILVTDDAAAKGITGHVAIVTDSNNHLEIKGPGYNPDIYSFKK
- a CDS encoding metallophosphoesterase — protein: MPKVLITSDSHGLTEELEIIKERHKDEVDQMIHCGDSELEFDASPMDNFKKVTGNCDFDSRYPDELDFAVADLNFYITHGHMHQVKTSLKPVIKRAKELDAKIICHGHSHIAVAQKIDNKVIINPGSIRLPRVREEKTYAILSWETSQELTVDFYDVDGNLVKDLGFETTIK
- a CDS encoding XTP/dITP diphosphatase, coding for MKEIMIATQNKGKVKDFQLLFKKYDINVTSLLDLKEPIDDIEETGSTFEENAIIKAATIAEKFKIPVLADDSGLEIDALDGRPGVYSARYAGEEKDDQKNLHKVLDEMHDIADENRSARFVCVLAIVRPNQEPVVKRGTCEGKITRIPIGANGFGYDPIFQPIDTKLTMAQLNSDQKNEISHRGNALKKIEEWVKSI
- the rph gene encoding ribonuclease PH, which translates into the protein MRPSEREVDQLRDIKIETGYTKHPEGSVLITVGDTKVICNASIEDRVPPFMRNKGKGWITAEYAMLPRATDTRNIRESSKGKVSGRTMEIQRLIGRALRAVVDLDKIGERTIWVDCDVIQADGGTRTASITGAFVAIVHAFGTLIEKGTIKEMPITDYLAAISVGVMPDGTEVLDLEYTEDSQAHVDMNIVMTGNGKFVEIQGTGEEATFSPAQLQTMLGLADKGLKEIFDIQKDALQQWSTYLEK
- a CDS encoding GerMN domain-containing protein, coding for MSMRLFKLTIRIGLPILFVLFLTTGCGLFQGEQTLEEIDVPVGQTTDTEQTDDTVEQETVETTVGEEGVDVTTTETETVPRELYLINEEGMVVPQTMELPKTETNEVATQVLEYLIKDGPVTSSLPNGFEAVLPAGTQILGLNLEEDGTLVVDLSEEFTEYQPEEEQQIIQAMTYTLTQFDNVNKINLWINGFEQKEMPVNGTPLTDGYSRANGINVYHADGVDLLDSEAVTLYYPSQQGEQLYYVPVTQHVEMIEDNVYQSVVQALLDGPSYDLGLLNVFNQNATIMEEPTIEDGVLQVTFSKEILSDEASGAISDEVMETLVLTLTDQVNVEAVSVNVDDVEQVFNEHGVPYSEPVSRDTFVPVGSL
- the racE gene encoding glutamate racemase, translated to MDQPIGVIDSGVGGLTVASELMRQLPKEQLIYLGDTLRCPYGPRPKEEVIQYTLEMVNFLLKQDIKLLVIACNTATAFTLELLQEKLDIPVIGVIQPGARAAIKMTKNMQIGVIGTEGTIESRAYPEALHSINSEIEVQGLPCPEFVPMVEQGVFTGAKAYQVVENALQSIKEKEIIDTLILGCTHYPLLKDTIQAVMGEEVHIISSGEETAREVSVILGYHQTIYEGERSPNHRFYTTGPWEIFERIAIQWLDIPINIIENADIETN
- a CDS encoding MarR family winged helix-turn-helix transcriptional regulator, whose product is MDEVKNAATIAEVEKELRYISGIIKQKGREILKNYPITTPQFIALQWLLEDGDLTIGEVSNKINLAFSTTTDLIDRMEKNLLVERKRDTKDRRVVRIHLLDKGKDIIQEVIEKRQDYLEDVLEDVSTDRVDVLYDILKLLHKQMKLDQDKNSNV